One window of the Tachypleus tridentatus isolate NWPU-2018 chromosome 10, ASM421037v1, whole genome shotgun sequence genome contains the following:
- the LOC143228525 gene encoding uncharacterized protein LOC143228525, which yields MPGAECSSDHIPVVATMVVKLKKLKKSKKEPRLQLNLLEEDEELKKKYIVCVKNKFDIRDSLNTAEEKWQKMKESIYEAAKEHIPTTRKRVNKKCITPEILNLMEKRRKAKHNKEKYQKINRLVKKKCNVAKEEWINTQCIEIENNKVKDSKYMHKKISEVTGKTPSAKTGCLKSKNGEILMDKKDILNRWSEYTGEIYNDNGSPTPHIEIDTVGLPIMPDEVEHAMKKIHKGKAAGPDDIPIELLLALKEVGIQEVTKLLNTIYDTGEIPEDFKKSVFIALPKKPGTTDCEQHRIISLMSHLTKVLLRVLMSRMRNKIRPEISDTQFGFITDKELHAGFNLSQPIMQAVALPM from the exons ATGCCAGGTGCAGAATGCAGCAGTGATCACATCCCAGTCGTAGCAACCATGGTAGTCAAActgaaaaagttaaagaaatccAAAAAAGAACCAAGACTACAACTGAACCTTCTAGAAGAAGACGAAGAGCTGAAGAAGAAATACATCGTatgtgtgaagaataaatttgatatccgtgacagtttgaatactgctGAAGAAAAATGGCAAAAAATGAAGGAAAGCATCTACGAAGCTGCTAAAGAACATATTCCTACTACCAGaaaaagagtaaacaaaaaatgtattactCCAGAAATCCTTAATCTAATGGAGAAGAGAAGAAAAGCTAAACATAATAaggaaaaataccaaaaaataaatagacttgtaaagaaaaaatgcaaTGTTGCCAAGGAAGAATGGATTAACACCCAGTGTATAGAGATTGAAAATAACAAGGTAAAAGACAGCAAATATATGCATAAGAAAATTAGTGAAGTGACAGGAAAGACTCCATCAGCAAAAACAGGATGCTTAAAATCTAAGAATGGAGAGATCTTGATGGATAAAAAAGATATACTTAACAGATGGTCAGAATATACTGGGGAAATATATAACGACAACGGAAGCCCAACCCCACACATAGAAATAGACACAGTAGGCCTTCCAATTATGCCTGATGAAGTGGAACATGCAATGAAGAAGATACATAAAGGCAAAGCAGCTGGTCCAGACGACATACCCATTGAACTTTTATTAGCCCTAAAAGAAGTGGGAATCCAGGAAGTGACAAAACTGCTGAACACTATTTATGACACGGGTGAAATACCGGAAGACTTTAAAAAATCAGTCTTTATTGCATTGCCGAAAAAGCCCGGAACAACTGACTGTGAACAGCACAGGATAATTAGTCTAATGAGTCATCTTACCAAGGTTCTTTTAAGAGTGCTCATGTCTAGAATGAGGAATAAGATAAGACCAGAGATTTCTGATACTCAGTTTGGATTTATAACCGATAAAG AACTGCATGCAGGTTTCAACTTGTCTCAACCTATCATGCAGGCAGTAGCACTACCTATGTAG